AAATATTTTAAACGATGAAGAAATTAATAAGTGGCAACGGCTTTACATTCCATTAAATGCGGAAGAGGTGCTTGAGGAATTATCTATTACGCCTGAAGTTGAGAAGAGGATATTAGAAAAAGCCTCAATAGAAGATAAAGATATTCTCCAATCTCGATTTAAAAGGAATAAATACGAGTTTAAAACCAAAGATATGATAACAGAATTGCTCGAAACAAAAGTCAGACGGGTGATTTTGATTGGAGAGTCAGGCTCGGGAAAGACAACATTGCTTAAGTGGATTACTCTGGTATATGGACAGCAGGCTATTGAAGAAATCAACACCACAGGTGATATTCTCAAATCTAAAATTCCAGTCTATATAGATTTAGCCACTTATCATAAAAAGATAGAGATAGATGGGTTTTTAGTCCAGTATTTAAAATCTCATAATTTAGAATGTAGTTTTGAGGAATTAATTCCCATCTTTGAATCAGGTAAATTCTTATTTTTATTTGATGGATTAGACCTATTAGGAGTTAAAACTGAAGATTTTGACCCGATTACCTCTATCCAGAAATTTATTAATAAATATCCCAAAAATATCTACCTTTTAAGCTGCCGTAAAGGAGTGCGTTATACCAATTTTCCACCTACTTATAAAATAATAGAATTAGCCGAATTAACCAGAGAAAAGATTGCCGAATATCTGGCACATTATGTCAAAGATACAAGTAAAAAAGATGAAATATTAGCCCAAATACAAAAATTGCCTCAGTTTGAAGAAACTACACCTCTAATGTTACTTTTAATCATTCCTGTATTTACTCGATTTAAAGAAATCCCAATAAATAAAAGCCAGATTTATTCGCAGTATATCAATTGCTTATACGATTTGTTTGAAAAAATAGGACGACTAACTAATATGGAAAAAGAGTTAATAAATGCTATCCTGATTGAGTTAGGATTTAATTTGCAAGTAGATGATGAAACTGTTCTTGAGAAAGAGAAGGTTTTAGATATAATTGCCAATTTTATTATCAAGCATAAATATAATCGGATGGCTAAAGATGAGATTTTAAAATTATGTAGTCAATTAGGATTTTTGAAGATGCAAGATGGGGAGGTAAAGTTTTTCTATCAATCATTTCGTGAGTATTTCGCTTCATTGAAGTTAAAAGAGTTGTTTTTGGGAGGTGTAGATATTTCAGCGACTTTTAATCATCCTAAGTGGGAAGATGTCTTGACTTTCTTAAGTTCAAATCTTGAAGAGCCAGATGCAAGTAGATTAATTCAAGCAATTGTCAAAACTCCCTATGAGTTTCGTAATCCATTATTTGTTGCAGGTAAATGTCTTATAGGAAATATGGTAAAGGAAGATACCAAACAAGAAATTATTAATCAACTTTTAACTAATACAGTAGATAAATATTGGCATAATCAACGAGAATCTATCTATCTCTTAACTCAGATTTTAGGTGAGGAACTAGCTTCAACGACAATAGAATCTTTGATTGAGCAATTAAAAGATGAAGATTGGATTCGAAGGGAGAAATCGGCTAAATCAATGGGTAGAATGTGTGGTAAAGAAGCAATTGCTCACATTAGACGGCTTTTAGAGGATGAAAATCCATCTGTTTATAATGCCGCCTTTGAAGCCCTCATTGAAATAGAAAGAAGAGAAAAAGAAGATATCAAAATCGAACTGGAAGAGATTAAAGAGATAAAAGAAGTAGAAGAGATTCCGCCTCAACTATCTGAAATTGCAGAACTTACACCTCAAGAAGAAGAAAGGGAGATAATTCCAACAGAAAATTTAACCCTGGTCTATATAAACCTGACTCGAGCCATAGAAGGGCTGGGGATACAATTAGATGAAGCCAAATCAGTCATTATCAACCAGGTTTTTAATAATACCCTGAGACCTATTATAGAAACAGAGCATGGTGAAGTTGAGGAAATGGAAGAAGAAATGACTATTGCTACCTTTGGAGGGGCAAAAGAGGCACTTTACGCTACGGTCAAAATGCAAAGTGCCATAGATGAATATAACCTCCGTCAGCCTTCACGAAAGGTCTCTTTAAAACTTGCTGTATCGACTAAACACCATGGAGAATCAATAGATAGAGTGAAAATTTTAGCCACTAAAATAGGTGAATTGACCAGAGCAGGACAAATATTAGTTATTGAAAATACATACAAAGCCGTGCATGGTAAGGATAAAACAGTTAGATTTCGATATTATGGTTCTCGAAAATTAGAAGGAGAAGAAAGCCAGAAACGTGGAATATATGAATTATTATGGCAAGGAGAAGAACATGCCTCAATGATTAAAGAATCAATTATGGCGATTGAGTATTTAGAACAGGTTTCCGCATATAATATAACTAAAAATAAACCCATTATTGGTAAAATAAAAGTGGCAAGAACATTTTTAAAAAGATTAAAAGGACTAATGTTCGCTAAAGAGACACAACCTTTAGTC
The DNA window shown above is from bacterium and carries:
- a CDS encoding DUF192 domain-containing protein, with the translated sequence MNFKSYLENILNDEEINKWQRLYIPLNAEEVLEELSITPEVEKRILEKASIEDKDILQSRFKRNKYEFKTKDMITELLETKVRRVILIGESGSGKTTLLKWITLVYGQQAIEEINTTGDILKSKIPVYIDLATYHKKIEIDGFLVQYLKSHNLECSFEELIPIFESGKFLFLFDGLDLLGVKTEDFDPITSIQKFINKYPKNIYLLSCRKGVRYTNFPPTYKIIELAELTREKIAEYLAHYVKDTSKKDEILAQIQKLPQFEETTPLMLLLIIPVFTRFKEIPINKSQIYSQYINCLYDLFEKIGRLTNMEKELINAILIELGFNLQVDDETVLEKEKVLDIIANFIIKHKYNRMAKDEILKLCSQLGFLKMQDGEVKFFYQSFREYFASLKLKELFLGGVDISATFNHPKWEDVLTFLSSNLEEPDASRLIQAIVKTPYEFRNPLFVAGKCLIGNMVKEDTKQEIINQLLTNTVDKYWHNQRESIYLLTQILGEELASTTIESLIEQLKDEDWIRREKSAKSMGRMCGKEAIAHIRRLLEDENPSVYNAAFEALIEIERREKEDIKIELEEIKEIKEVEEIPPQLSEIAELTPQEEEREIIPTENLTLVYINLTRAIEGLGIQLDEAKSVIINQVFNNTLRPIIETEHGEVEEMEEEMTIATFGGAKEALYATVKMQSAIDEYNLRQPSRKVSLKLAVSTKHHGESIDRVKILATKIGELTRAGQILVIENTYKAVHGKDKTVRFRYYGSRKLEGEESQKRGIYELLWQGEEHASMIKESIMAIEYLEQVSAYNITKNKPIIGKIKVARTFLKRLKGLMFAKETQPLVIEFAASSGTKSPIHTFFVQLPIDAVFLDPNFKVVDLMENLPPVKLADTSTWKIYTPDAPAKYVLELPQGTIKNNGIELSDIIIFKEGI